In Leptospira hartskeerlii, a single window of DNA contains:
- a CDS encoding helix-turn-helix transcriptional regulator → MEESQIGTLFYFGARVFLAQKGLTTDPHSHYAVSILISLTSKFKVIEESGNVLEFQAVVLAPNTYHTLSAENSDLIVLQIDPYGIDYASVAARFGRKGISEIPFENLEPVLSRCKNLFHEKVNCHTAKELFEDILACVGTEKPSRVSLDPRVLSATLRMKSALPGSISVPELAKEAGFSETRFMHVFKLQMGLPVRQYQLWLRLHEAAKLLKEGGNLTEASHAAGFADQAHLSRTFKRMFGVQPSKFLGANTNVAVHFCV, encoded by the coding sequence ATGGAAGAATCTCAAATCGGAACATTATTCTATTTCGGAGCCAGGGTGTTCTTGGCCCAGAAAGGACTGACCACAGATCCCCACTCTCACTATGCGGTTTCAATCCTGATATCTTTGACTTCTAAGTTCAAAGTGATCGAAGAGTCGGGCAATGTATTAGAATTCCAAGCAGTGGTTTTGGCTCCGAATACATATCATACTCTTTCTGCAGAAAACTCCGATCTAATCGTTTTACAAATCGATCCGTATGGAATCGACTATGCTTCTGTTGCTGCCAGGTTCGGAAGAAAGGGAATCTCAGAGATCCCTTTCGAAAACTTAGAACCCGTTCTTTCCAGATGTAAAAACCTATTTCACGAAAAAGTAAATTGCCATACTGCTAAAGAACTTTTCGAAGATATCCTTGCTTGCGTTGGAACGGAAAAACCTTCCAGAGTTTCTCTAGATCCCAGGGTTTTATCTGCAACTCTTAGGATGAAATCGGCACTCCCCGGCTCCATCTCCGTTCCGGAACTTGCAAAAGAAGCAGGATTTTCTGAAACTAGATTTATGCATGTTTTCAAACTGCAAATGGGTTTACCGGTCAGACAATACCAACTTTGGTTAAGACTTCACGAAGCAGCAAAATTATTGAAAGAAGGTGGAAATCTTACGGAAGCCTCTCATGCAGCAGGTTTCGCGGACCAAGCACATTTAAGTCGGACTTTTAAAAGAATGTTTGGCGTGCAACCTTCTAAGTTTTTAGGTGCAAACACAAACGTCGCAGTTCATTTTTGTGTTTAA
- a CDS encoding DUF962 domain-containing protein has translation MKFAKEMAFYSAYHQEKRNVWIHVLGVPTITFTLFLVLNRLELVNVFGYTVTAATVFGLVVLAYYFTLDLIFALATTVVFGSLMFLAQYITLSLTSTAAWSIFAIAQLVGWGAQFYGHFIFEKSRPALFDNLFQAIVSAPIFVIADVFFELGYRKDVQEAVRKELAAQGKLKNFSTAH, from the coding sequence ATGAAATTCGCTAAGGAAATGGCATTCTATTCTGCGTACCACCAAGAAAAAAGAAACGTGTGGATCCACGTGTTAGGAGTTCCTACCATCACCTTCACCCTATTTTTGGTGCTTAATAGATTAGAGTTAGTTAATGTTTTCGGTTATACAGTGACTGCGGCTACCGTATTCGGGCTCGTCGTGCTTGCTTACTATTTCACCTTGGATCTTATTTTCGCTCTTGCGACTACTGTAGTGTTCGGGTCTTTGATGTTTCTGGCTCAATACATTACACTGTCATTGACTTCGACCGCTGCATGGAGCATCTTTGCGATCGCTCAGTTAGTAGGTTGGGGAGCTCAGTTTTACGGACATTTTATCTTTGAAAAAAGCCGTCCTGCATTGTTCGATAATTTATTCCAAGCGATAGTATCTGCTCCTATTTTCGTAATCGCAGACGTGTTCTTCGAATTAGGATACAGAAAAGATGTGCAAGAAGCGGTTCGTAAAGAATTAGCGGCACAAGGCAAACTCAAAAACTTCAGCACTGCTCACTAA
- a CDS encoding tautomerase family protein — protein sequence MPYINLKVAGPLTKEQKQQITKEFTETLTKVAARPPESTYIVIDEVSRENWAVGGKLLE from the coding sequence ATGCCTTACATTAATTTAAAAGTAGCCGGACCACTTACAAAAGAGCAAAAACAGCAAATAACTAAAGAATTTACGGAAACTCTTACAAAAGTTGCTGCAAGACCTCCTGAATCTACCTATATCGTGATCGACGAAGTCTCCAGAGAGAATTGGGCTGTAGGCGGAAAACTCCTAGAATAA
- a CDS encoding YdcF family protein, with protein MDTIFFAASKLAGAFLFPLPASLLLLVFFGLRLPKFKYKVWILVPTLVIWVASTDSFSQWLVKGLEEKHPPVRLETLENSDAILVLGGAVDNLALYDGQVQLTSAAERMTDAVLLFQKRKAPRIVFTGGSGNLFFQTKKESDFALQFFQSLGVPTKAVFLENESRNTKENAEKTAELFRKNKWKSAILITSAFHMERSLLVFANTGIKIHPWPTDYRSRVKILTIDDFIPSSQSLENTSIAWKERIGLFVYGLRESISTFLPLRIRYPWSKDWN; from the coding sequence ATGGATACGATCTTTTTCGCGGCCTCCAAACTAGCGGGGGCCTTCTTATTTCCATTACCTGCATCCTTACTTCTGCTGGTATTTTTTGGCCTCAGACTTCCTAAATTCAAATATAAGGTCTGGATTTTAGTTCCAACACTCGTTATCTGGGTGGCTTCTACGGATAGCTTTTCTCAATGGCTGGTTAAGGGCCTGGAAGAAAAACATCCTCCAGTTCGTTTGGAAACTTTGGAAAACTCGGATGCGATTTTAGTTTTGGGTGGGGCAGTTGATAACTTGGCCTTATACGACGGGCAGGTCCAGTTAACTTCTGCTGCGGAACGAATGACTGACGCTGTGCTATTATTCCAAAAAAGAAAAGCGCCTCGTATCGTTTTTACCGGAGGTTCCGGGAATTTATTCTTCCAAACTAAAAAAGAATCTGACTTTGCTCTCCAGTTCTTTCAATCATTAGGAGTTCCTACAAAGGCAGTTTTTCTGGAAAATGAAAGCAGGAACACTAAAGAGAACGCGGAAAAAACGGCAGAACTTTTTCGTAAAAACAAATGGAAGTCTGCGATATTAATCACTTCCGCTTTTCATATGGAAAGATCCTTGCTGGTATTTGCAAACACTGGAATTAAGATCCATCCTTGGCCAACGGACTATAGGTCCAGGGTCAAAATTCTGACTATTGACGATTTTATACCTTCTTCCCAAAGTTTGGAGAATACGAGCATCGCCTGGAAAGAGAGAATAGGCCTATTCGTTTACGGGTTGAGAGAGAGTATTTCCACTTTTCTTCCCCTCCGTATCCGATATCCTTGGTCTAAGGACTGGAATTAA
- a CDS encoding cytochrome c maturation protein CcmE — protein sequence MNVKFTVLASIIALSLGTIAFFSSKETSYTLLDASDLAANTTKYEPDDLLRVRGFVKLGSLVREGKTAKFVLQLNEKEVPVFFTGATLLPDAFKEGTRARVDGVWKNGVLVADKVEAKCASKYEAGYKEEEQ from the coding sequence ATGAACGTGAAATTTACTGTACTTGCGAGTATCATCGCACTTTCCTTAGGAACAATCGCATTCTTCTCCTCTAAAGAAACTTCTTATACATTATTGGATGCTTCCGATTTAGCTGCGAATACCACGAAATACGAACCGGACGATCTATTAAGAGTAAGAGGATTCGTAAAATTAGGTTCCTTGGTTCGAGAAGGAAAAACTGCCAAGTTTGTTCTCCAACTAAACGAAAAAGAAGTGCCAGTTTTTTTTACCGGAGCTACATTATTACCGGACGCATTTAAAGAAGGTACCAGAGCAAGAGTGGACGGAGTTTGGAAAAACGGAGTCCTCGTCGCCGATAAGGTAGAAGCAAAATGTGCCTCTAAATACGAAGCAGGTTATAAAGAAGAAGAACAATGA
- a CDS encoding heme lyase CcmF/NrfE family subunit yields MNDLGAVCLISSFSILLFSIIQTSYGIFKNDSRALELGRYTLMANFAVILLAFIVLVVQLMRTDLSNYYVAMHSSEHLPLFYKMTSVWSGSSGSLLFWNLLLSGFTFVVLWQTRDLLNERIPVMHLSLAVIACFFSFLAIFFPDAQPFREFQPAAVAGRGLNPLLQHWAMIIHPPILYVGYVSFAIPFAIASSALITGQLSENWFRFVRRWSIFSWFFLGTGILLGSKWAYEELGWGGYWAWDPVENASLMPWLLSTAFLHSMIIQERRGMLKFWNMLLIILAFHFCLLGTWITRSGVLEGPHSFSKSSIGTPFIVFIGVSFFFYLGILIYRKEKLKPERNLEAITSKEGSFLLNNFLLVIATLSILLGVFSPLLSGVEYKAPWFNSWGVPAGILLILLMGAAPLLAWRKGADQIFFTTLLKPLIAGVIGAGIYILYYRSNFSISDYSLGDVVGEIYSVLTVGLGIFTIAGIVQEYHNGIQARRSAIQGENYFQAGFRMLLKNKRRYGGYLVHLSMVILFIGLAGNAFKQNTSVKFFYFLRFSPTNELIYTSDDTAILGDYTIGATTLKIKPIVNGDPEAGLNHRNVIVSHEATFEVKKQLKSFDTMVTERRYYPQISHLSGDFETHIPTSEPSISSTPKEDLYIQLGAIEHADLSDENPDLPGMFLDFFFTRDPAIKAAKYLKFPNQIVANLEVWVNPMVKFIWAGSLMFFLSGLLILLPIGEDKK; encoded by the coding sequence ATGAACGATTTAGGCGCAGTTTGTCTCATCTCCTCCTTCTCCATTTTATTATTTTCAATCATCCAAACAAGTTACGGAATTTTTAAAAACGATTCCAGGGCATTAGAATTAGGCCGTTATACTTTAATGGCCAATTTTGCGGTCATTCTTCTTGCCTTTATTGTGTTGGTTGTCCAACTAATGAGAACGGATCTATCCAACTATTACGTTGCGATGCATTCCAGTGAACATCTTCCTTTATTCTATAAGATGACTTCCGTTTGGTCGGGATCTTCCGGTTCACTTCTATTCTGGAACTTGCTACTCTCAGGATTTACATTCGTTGTTCTTTGGCAGACCAGAGATCTTTTGAATGAAAGAATTCCGGTAATGCATCTTTCTTTAGCAGTGATCGCATGCTTTTTCTCCTTTTTAGCGATCTTCTTTCCTGATGCACAACCTTTCCGTGAATTCCAACCTGCTGCAGTCGCTGGTAGAGGATTAAACCCGCTCTTACAACATTGGGCGATGATCATTCACCCCCCTATTTTGTATGTGGGTTATGTAAGCTTTGCGATTCCGTTCGCGATCGCTTCTTCTGCATTGATCACCGGCCAATTATCCGAGAACTGGTTCAGGTTCGTAAGAAGATGGAGCATCTTCTCTTGGTTCTTCTTAGGAACCGGAATACTATTAGGTTCCAAATGGGCTTACGAAGAATTGGGCTGGGGCGGTTATTGGGCCTGGGACCCTGTAGAAAACGCAAGTTTGATGCCTTGGCTTTTATCAACAGCATTCTTACATTCAATGATCATCCAAGAAAGAAGAGGAATGTTAAAATTTTGGAATATGCTTCTGATCATTCTAGCGTTCCATTTTTGCTTACTCGGGACTTGGATCACTCGAAGCGGAGTTTTAGAAGGACCGCACTCTTTCTCCAAATCCAGTATCGGAACTCCATTTATCGTTTTTATTGGCGTAAGTTTCTTCTTCTATCTCGGAATTTTAATATATAGAAAGGAAAAACTCAAACCGGAAAGAAACTTAGAAGCGATCACATCTAAAGAAGGAAGTTTCTTACTAAACAATTTCCTTTTAGTGATCGCGACACTTTCCATTCTATTGGGAGTATTCTCTCCTCTATTGTCCGGTGTAGAATATAAGGCCCCTTGGTTCAATTCTTGGGGAGTTCCAGCAGGGATCCTTCTCATTCTACTAATGGGAGCTGCTCCATTACTCGCATGGAGAAAAGGCGCCGACCAAATATTTTTCACTACATTATTAAAACCTCTGATTGCAGGCGTTATCGGAGCTGGGATCTATATCCTATATTATAGAAGCAACTTCTCTATCAGTGATTACAGCCTTGGCGATGTTGTAGGGGAAATTTACAGCGTTTTAACAGTAGGACTCGGGATCTTCACGATAGCCGGGATCGTACAAGAATATCATAATGGTATTCAAGCGAGAAGGTCCGCTATACAGGGAGAAAATTACTTCCAAGCCGGATTCAGAATGCTTCTGAAAAACAAAAGAAGATACGGCGGATATTTGGTTCACCTGTCCATGGTGATCTTGTTTATTGGTCTTGCAGGAAACGCATTCAAACAAAACACATCCGTAAAATTTTTCTATTTCTTAAGATTCTCTCCTACGAATGAGCTTATCTATACAAGTGACGATACTGCAATCTTAGGAGATTATACAATAGGTGCGACCACTCTTAAGATCAAACCGATCGTAAACGGAGATCCGGAAGCCGGGCTCAATCATAGAAACGTAATCGTTTCTCATGAGGCCACATTCGAAGTCAAAAAACAGCTGAAAAGTTTTGATACTATGGTGACAGAGAGAAGATACTATCCTCAAATCTCTCATTTGAGCGGAGACTTTGAGACACATATTCCTACCAGTGAACCTTCTATCTCTTCCACTCCTAAAGAAGATCTTTATATCCAATTGGGAGCAATAGAACATGCTGATCTTTCGGACGAGAATCCGGATCTTCCAGGAATGTTCTTGGACTTCTTCTTTACGAGAGATCCGGCGATCAAGGCTGCAAAATATCTGAAATTCCCGAACCAGATCGTAGCAAATCTAGAAGTCTGGGTCAATCCGATGGTAAAATTTATATGGGCAGGATCTTTGATGTTCTTCTTGTCCGGACTATTGATCCTATTGCCTATAGGAGAAGATAAAAAATGA
- a CDS encoding cytochrome c-type biogenesis protein CcmH produces MKVLISSKIYKKILISLFGFLIWASAINADSTFTNLTDQEQIRTFHNVTERIRCICIPSIAIKSCSFNNCTVSAKLKLFIENRIRAGESADVIVDKMIHGFGQDVVSDPIIAKFIETGNQGMAQGVIMGFGPDILAKPDSSWIDLSIAAAAAFGILLIYLYLKRRTAPKAAIATESENHSSFDKYISEIEEKQK; encoded by the coding sequence ATGAAAGTTTTGATCTCTTCTAAAATATATAAGAAAATCCTAATTTCTCTTTTTGGATTTCTTATTTGGGCAAGTGCAATCAATGCGGATTCTACTTTCACGAATCTAACCGACCAGGAACAGATCCGCACTTTCCACAACGTGACCGAGAGAATTCGATGTATTTGTATCCCTTCTATTGCGATCAAAAGTTGTTCTTTCAATAACTGTACTGTTTCCGCAAAACTCAAACTTTTCATAGAAAACAGGATCAGAGCAGGAGAATCAGCGGATGTGATTGTGGACAAGATGATCCATGGCTTCGGTCAAGATGTGGTCTCAGATCCGATCATCGCAAAGTTTATCGAAACGGGTAACCAAGGAATGGCCCAAGGCGTTATCATGGGCTTCGGTCCGGATATTCTGGCAAAACCTGATTCTTCTTGGATCGATCTAAGCATTGCCGCTGCTGCAGCGTTCGGAATACTTTTGATCTATTTGTATCTCAAAAGAAGGACCGCTCCTAAAGCTGCTATCGCAACAGAATCGGAAAATCATTCTTCTTTCGATAAATACATCTCCGAAATAGAGGAGAAACAGAAATAA
- a CDS encoding zinc ribbon domain-containing protein produces the protein MDFLLIFFYIVLVAIVAAPFVYVSIFAKHIPYETDPKSSELFDRRDVLLDNLKDLKIEFDTGKLTETEFKSISSGLVKELEEQDKRISLGTPSSTYKTETSAKPQLGGKFCHNCGFKIEIFGAKFCPECGTKLQV, from the coding sequence ATGGATTTTCTATTAATTTTCTTTTATATAGTTTTAGTCGCGATCGTCGCGGCGCCGTTCGTTTATGTGAGTATATTTGCAAAACATATCCCGTACGAAACTGATCCTAAAAGTTCCGAGTTATTTGATAGAAGGGACGTTCTTCTGGATAACTTGAAAGATCTGAAAATTGAATTCGATACGGGGAAATTGACCGAGACAGAATTCAAATCCATCTCTTCCGGTTTGGTAAAAGAATTAGAAGAACAAGATAAAAGGATTAGCCTAGGAACTCCAAGCTCAACTTATAAAACTGAAACTTCCGCCAAACCTCAACTTGGCGGAAAGTTCTGTCATAACTGTGGATTTAAAATAGAGATTTTCGGAGCAAAGTTTTGTCCTGAATGCGGGACAAAACTACAGGTCTGA
- the hisE gene encoding phosphoribosyl-ATP diphosphatase: MDFLLQLEQILKKRKEELPEKSYTADLFRGGVDRILKKVGEEAGEVIIAAKNADKKELTHESADLLFHLQVLLVERGLSLSDIVEELKKRHS, encoded by the coding sequence ATGGACTTCCTGCTTCAGTTAGAGCAAATCCTTAAAAAAAGAAAAGAAGAACTTCCCGAAAAATCCTATACTGCGGACTTATTTCGAGGCGGTGTGGATCGAATCCTTAAAAAAGTTGGGGAAGAAGCTGGAGAAGTGATTATCGCGGCAAAAAACGCGGACAAAAAAGAACTCACTCACGAATCTGCGGACTTACTTTTTCATTTGCAAGTTCTTCTTGTGGAAAGAGGACTTTCTCTTTCCGACATAGTAGAAGAACTTAAAAAAAGACATTCTTAA
- a CDS encoding thioredoxin family protein, whose amino-acid sequence MLPFSKIRSILILICLTLASEMSAEVWETSVETAFNKAKKEGRPIFIDVYADWCGYCKTLKKEIYPKKEVKQELSKFVLLSLDGDRFPNLKKKYDVTGYPTLLFLDKNGSLTEKIAGMPDHKMVIKTLRSAYSKRDKEVSLLADLEKDPENNLLLLKVGEYYFEAKEYKKAADYFYRSFASEDPRMPENKHKALFNLGLSFSELKNWEKTIKTFSLYLDKFPTGHSKAALYYRGGAYSSLGKKAEAKEDLKKALELSSDPEEKKEIQDLLNRL is encoded by the coding sequence ATGCTCCCTTTTTCAAAAATTCGATCCATCCTAATCTTGATCTGCCTCACACTCGCGTCCGAAATGAGCGCCGAGGTTTGGGAGACTTCTGTTGAGACAGCTTTTAATAAAGCGAAGAAGGAAGGCAGACCCATCTTTATAGACGTGTATGCAGATTGGTGCGGGTACTGCAAGACCCTTAAGAAGGAAATCTATCCTAAAAAAGAAGTGAAACAAGAATTGTCCAAGTTCGTACTTCTTTCTTTGGATGGGGACAGATTTCCCAACTTAAAGAAAAAATACGATGTAACAGGGTATCCTACTCTTCTCTTTTTAGATAAGAACGGAAGTCTCACGGAAAAGATCGCAGGAATGCCGGATCATAAAATGGTGATCAAAACCTTAAGGTCGGCCTATTCCAAAAGAGACAAAGAAGTTAGTCTGCTTGCCGACCTGGAAAAAGATCCGGAAAACAATCTTCTTCTTTTAAAAGTAGGAGAATATTACTTCGAAGCAAAAGAATACAAAAAAGCTGCGGACTACTTTTACAGATCATTTGCATCGGAAGATCCAAGAATGCCGGAAAATAAACATAAGGCATTATTCAATTTAGGACTTAGTTTTTCAGAATTAAAAAACTGGGAGAAAACGATCAAAACGTTTTCTTTATATTTGGACAAATTTCCAACCGGACATTCCAAAGCGGCACTGTATTACAGAGGGGGAGCTTATTCTTCTCTCGGCAAAAAAGCAGAAGCAAAAGAAGATCTGAAAAAAGCCCTGGAACTCAGCTCTGATCCCGAGGAAAAGAAAGAGATCCAGGACTTATTAAATCGGCTATAG
- a CDS encoding UDP-glucose dehydrogenase family protein translates to MKVCVIGSGYVGLVAGACFAEYGNHVICVDKDSKKIEDLKKGIIPIYEPGLSELVLNNHKENRLGFSTSIQEGVEGSEIIFIAVGTPTSEDGSADLSAVFAVAEQIGKSINGYKVIVDKSTVPVGTAAKVKEIVSKNTKHEFDVVSNPEFLKEGAAIDDFMKPERVVIGADSERAGNLVAQLYAPFVLNGNPIIKMGTVSAELTKYACNAFLATKISFANEIANLCETVGADYEDVRKGMGTDSRIGRQFLYAGIGYGGSCFPKDVRALIRTSENFSSSLRIIREVERVNEDQKVRLYTKIEDFFGKGQIKGKTLAVWGLAFKPGTDDMREAPSIPLLLKLHEEGAKIKAFDPVSKETSEYYFKDKIEYAKDAYDALEGADALLLLTEWREFREPDFSRIKKLMKGHVIFDGRNQYRPDHMKKEGFKYFSIGKQSV, encoded by the coding sequence ATGAAAGTTTGCGTAATTGGAAGCGGCTATGTGGGCCTTGTGGCCGGAGCTTGCTTCGCGGAATATGGAAATCATGTGATCTGCGTGGATAAGGACTCTAAAAAAATAGAGGACTTGAAAAAAGGAATCATACCTATTTATGAACCTGGTCTGTCCGAGTTGGTTTTGAACAACCATAAGGAAAATCGACTGGGTTTCAGTACTTCTATCCAAGAAGGTGTAGAAGGCTCAGAAATCATTTTTATCGCTGTAGGAACTCCAACATCCGAAGATGGATCTGCTGATTTAAGCGCTGTGTTTGCAGTGGCAGAACAGATCGGAAAATCAATCAACGGTTATAAGGTAATCGTAGATAAATCCACCGTTCCAGTTGGAACCGCTGCCAAAGTAAAAGAAATTGTTTCCAAAAACACCAAACACGAATTTGACGTTGTTTCCAATCCGGAGTTCTTGAAAGAAGGTGCTGCGATCGACGACTTCATGAAACCTGAAAGAGTTGTGATCGGCGCAGACAGCGAAAGAGCTGGAAATCTAGTTGCTCAACTTTACGCTCCATTCGTATTGAACGGAAATCCTATCATCAAAATGGGGACTGTTTCTGCGGAGCTGACTAAATATGCATGTAACGCATTCTTAGCTACCAAGATCTCATTCGCAAATGAGATCGCAAACTTATGTGAAACCGTAGGTGCAGATTACGAAGATGTAAGAAAAGGAATGGGAACCGATTCCAGGATCGGTCGCCAATTCTTGTATGCTGGTATCGGTTACGGTGGTTCTTGTTTTCCGAAAGACGTTCGCGCATTGATCCGCACTTCTGAAAATTTTTCTTCTTCTCTTCGTATTATTAGAGAAGTAGAAAGAGTGAACGAAGATCAAAAGGTCCGTTTATATACAAAGATAGAGGACTTTTTCGGGAAAGGTCAGATCAAAGGAAAGACTCTAGCAGTTTGGGGACTCGCATTCAAGCCGGGCACAGACGATATGAGAGAGGCTCCTTCAATTCCTTTATTATTAAAATTGCATGAAGAAGGCGCTAAGATCAAGGCATTCGATCCAGTCTCTAAAGAAACTTCCGAATATTATTTCAAAGACAAGATAGAATATGCTAAAGATGCGTATGATGCGTTGGAAGGTGCAGATGCACTTCTTCTTCTTACCGAATGGAGAGAATTCAGAGAACCTGATTTTTCCAGAATTAAAAAATTAATGAAAGGCCACGTCATCTTTGACGGTAGAAACCAATATCGCCCGGATCATATGAAAAAAGAAGGATTCAAATACTTCTCTATAGGTAAACAATCGGTTTAG
- a CDS encoding ABC transporter ATP-binding protein produces MIRIENISKTYQGYSKPWNRLLSAMTFGYFGLDVKYKALDGISFSAEKGEVIGIIGRNGAGKSTLLKLLTGVSKPDSGKLDKKGTVRSILELGVGFNPELSGEENLYYNGLVWGLDPEELIQSSEEIFRFSGLSEFRKSPLKNYSSGMTMRLGFALATAKRPDILIVDEALAVGDASFQQKSLNRFRKFSEEGTLTLIVSHDLELLKSVCTRLIVLEKGKLVFDGDPIDGFREYMQIIASSSLEGNTKIQDKDSLVESLDVEIQYAGKSNPSVLPVGAEVLLRVGATFRSSLEDLTVGFHIDDHRGIRVFGTNTFHIGGRQKDLRPKEPVWIDFRFPMNLSPGKYSLGIALHSGESHAEGSYLWKDGVLQFELERLDVPKFEGAAWIPVKVEAKKGHFSG; encoded by the coding sequence TTGATCAGGATAGAGAATATTTCCAAGACCTACCAAGGTTATAGCAAACCTTGGAATCGGCTTTTAAGCGCGATGACATTCGGTTATTTCGGCTTAGATGTAAAATACAAAGCGCTCGATGGGATCTCTTTTTCTGCGGAGAAGGGTGAAGTGATCGGAATCATCGGCCGCAATGGCGCTGGAAAATCTACCTTACTAAAGTTGCTAACCGGAGTTTCCAAACCGGATTCCGGAAAATTGGATAAGAAGGGAACTGTCCGTTCCATTTTAGAATTGGGTGTCGGTTTTAATCCGGAACTTTCCGGAGAAGAAAACTTATACTATAACGGTTTGGTCTGGGGATTAGATCCTGAAGAGTTGATCCAATCTTCGGAAGAAATTTTTCGTTTTTCCGGTTTGTCTGAATTCCGTAAAAGCCCTTTAAAAAATTATTCATCCGGAATGACGATGAGATTGGGTTTTGCACTCGCGACTGCAAAACGTCCGGATATCTTGATCGTAGACGAGGCCTTGGCCGTAGGAGATGCCAGCTTCCAGCAGAAAAGTTTAAACAGGTTCCGTAAGTTTTCAGAAGAAGGAACTCTGACCCTGATAGTCAGCCACGACCTGGAACTTTTAAAATCGGTCTGCACTCGACTTATTGTTTTAGAAAAAGGAAAATTGGTATTCGACGGAGATCCGATAGACGGCTTTAGGGAATATATGCAGATTATTGCATCTTCTTCTTTGGAAGGAAATACTAAGATCCAAGATAAGGATTCTTTGGTGGAATCTTTAGATGTGGAGATCCAATACGCGGGCAAATCCAATCCTTCTGTCCTGCCCGTAGGTGCAGAAGTTTTATTAAGAGTAGGGGCAACATTCCGTTCCTCTTTGGAAGATCTGACTGTAGGTTTTCATATCGACGATCATAGAGGGATCCGAGTTTTCGGAACGAATACATTCCATATAGGTGGTCGCCAAAAAGATTTAAGACCAAAGGAACCGGTTTGGATCGATTTTCGTTTTCCTATGAATCTTTCTCCGGGTAAATATTCATTGGGGATCGCATTACATTCAGGTGAAAGTCATGCAGAAGGTTCCTATCTTTGGAAGGATGGGGTTCTTCAATTCGAATTGGAAAGATTGGATGTTCCTAAATTTGAAGGCGCCGCTTGGATCCCGGTCAAAGTAGAGGCGAAAAAAGGGCATTTTTCCGGATAA
- a CDS encoding ABC transporter permease, whose product MRNLRILSVLVRRDYALQYAGSALGLAWMFLQNVSLILIYTIVFYFIGIRSQGENSIEYFSNVLSGLLFWIPLQEYLIRGTGILTDNRQLIKRSPLGPEIFLWIPFVQFLLHWLVTSIPIFIFLAWAGKLGIWSLPLSFLSMFCTGLFLACLQSYLARVNIILRDISPLVRLLTQFLFWGLPILYESKGILGKLNVFNPFFFPLEVFRSALLVGYIPQAGILDFLPFLGIFLGIFLLSRTKLNQIVLDHL is encoded by the coding sequence TTGCGTAATCTCAGGATTTTATCGGTTCTTGTAAGAAGGGATTATGCATTGCAGTACGCAGGTTCCGCATTGGGCCTGGCCTGGATGTTCCTACAAAACGTAAGTCTGATCCTGATCTATACGATCGTATTCTATTTTATCGGGATCAGATCCCAGGGCGAAAATTCCATAGAATATTTTTCTAATGTACTGAGCGGGCTTTTGTTTTGGATACCTCTTCAGGAATATCTGATCAGAGGCACAGGAATTTTGACAGATAATAGACAGTTGATCAAAAGATCTCCTCTTGGTCCTGAAATTTTTCTTTGGATCCCATTTGTGCAGTTTTTGCTGCATTGGCTTGTAACTTCTATTCCTATATTTATCTTTTTGGCCTGGGCAGGTAAGCTTGGGATTTGGAGTTTACCTCTTTCTTTTTTGTCCATGTTCTGCACCGGATTATTTCTGGCCTGTCTCCAAAGTTATTTGGCTCGTGTGAATATCATTCTAAGAGATATTTCTCCTTTGGTGAGACTATTGACCCAGTTTTTGTTCTGGGGATTGCCAATTCTTTATGAATCTAAAGGTATTTTAGGAAAATTGAATGTGTTTAATCCATTCTTCTTTCCTTTAGAAGTTTTTAGATCCGCATTGTTAGTCGGATATATTCCTCAAGCAGGGATTTTGGATTTTCTTCCCTTCCTTGGAATTTTCCTGGGGATCTTTCTTTTAAGTCGTACCAAATTAAATCAGATAGTGTTGGATCACCTTTGA